The Verrucomicrobiota bacterium genome window below encodes:
- a CDS encoding ATP-binding protein — protein NKAFIDLIDVPREQLIGISLSDLLSITYEGNDSRIKRFEVNESTKTGNFVEFKDIKEDQTFVLNITPTINNGHFAWLFFLRNMTEQRAIEVQLIQSDKLAALGEMIAGVAHEINNPLTTIMGQSELLGLSKDLVKSQKSSKLILHEAHRAARIVKNLLIFSRSHLPEKVPVIINELIEQTLELWNYQIKVSNIEIDKYYNAQIPSILVDYYQIQQVIFNLIQNSQQAIASENKPGSIRIHTDIINDRFVRIVFEDNGPGIPAEHLKKIFNPFFTTKTVGKGTGLGLSITYGIITAHGGTITCQSEANKGTIFIIDLPIDSEGTPMVIDTEETELPSLPPHKIVVIDDETGILNFIKEALENKGHQVSIFADGGEALQYIKNHDFDVVFCDIKMPLPSGMDIFHSLSDENKKKLIFITGDLVNLQTKQFVDKSNRPCVMKPFTSVNLIKALLELSDPKHFKPSIQ, from the coding sequence GTAATAAAGCATTTATTGATTTAATCGATGTGCCCCGGGAACAGCTCATTGGCATTTCCTTGTCAGACCTACTCTCCATTACCTATGAAGGGAATGACAGCAGGATTAAACGGTTTGAAGTGAATGAATCTACAAAAACAGGCAATTTCGTTGAGTTTAAAGATATCAAAGAAGACCAGACTTTTGTCTTAAATATTACGCCTACCATCAATAATGGCCATTTTGCATGGCTCTTTTTCTTGCGGAATATGACAGAGCAAAGGGCCATCGAGGTTCAACTGATCCAGTCCGATAAATTAGCGGCATTAGGTGAGATGATCGCGGGTGTCGCCCATGAAATAAACAACCCTCTCACCACAATTATGGGGCAATCGGAATTACTCGGATTAAGCAAAGACCTCGTAAAATCCCAAAAGTCTTCTAAATTAATCCTTCACGAGGCACACCGGGCAGCGCGTATTGTTAAAAACCTGCTTATTTTCTCAAGGTCTCACCTCCCAGAAAAAGTCCCTGTGATCATCAATGAATTAATCGAACAGACTTTGGAGCTTTGGAATTACCAGATCAAGGTCAGTAATATTGAAATCGATAAATACTATAATGCTCAAATCCCGTCCATATTGGTTGATTATTATCAGATTCAACAAGTGATTTTTAACCTCATTCAGAATAGCCAACAAGCTATCGCCTCGGAAAACAAACCAGGCTCCATCCGTATCCATACCGACATCATTAATGATCGTTTTGTCCGGATTGTTTTTGAGGATAATGGCCCGGGGATTCCTGCTGAACATTTAAAAAAGATTTTTAATCCCTTCTTCACTACAAAAACGGTCGGCAAAGGAACAGGCCTCGGACTTTCCATCACTTACGGGATCATCACTGCCCATGGGGGAACGATTACTTGCCAAAGCGAAGCAAATAAAGGAACAATCTTTATTATTGATCTGCCCATTGATTCGGAGGGGACTCCCATGGTTATCGACACGGAGGAAACAGAGTTACCTTCACTACCTCCCCACAAAATAGTTGTTATCGATGATGAGACGGGGATTTTGAATTTTATCAAGGAAGCACTAGAGAATAAGGGCCATCAGGTCAGTATATTTGCTGATGGAGGGGAAGCCCTGCAATATATCAAGAATCATGACTTCGATGTGGTCTTCTGTGATATTAAAATGCCCTTACCCAGTGGCATGGACATATTCCATTCCCTTTCGGATGAAAACAAAAAGAAACTCATCTTTATCACGGGTGACTTGGTAAATCTGCAAACAAAACAATTTGTCGATAAATCTAACCGACCATGCGTGATGAAGCCTTTTACCTCGGTGAATCTTATTAAGGCACTATTGGAGCTTTCAGACCCCAAACATTTCAAGCCCTCGATTCAATAA
- a CDS encoding Lrp/AsnC family transcriptional regulator — protein MDTLLKLLEKDSLVHPDTLAKILNIKTDEVYRQLQQLKKDKKLLAFKAILSEDVKKDEKVEAIIEVRLTPERDGGFNHLAERISKFDEVTSCYLVSGGYDLLVFVEGRSLQQVALFVSEKLSTLGGVLSTSTHFRLKTYKEHGVMMHIELDEERPAVSP, from the coding sequence TGGATACTTTATTGAAGTTGCTCGAAAAAGATTCGTTAGTACATCCCGATACACTTGCAAAGATTCTTAATATCAAAACGGATGAGGTTTACCGTCAACTCCAACAACTCAAAAAAGACAAGAAGCTACTCGCCTTTAAGGCGATCCTGAGTGAGGACGTTAAAAAAGATGAAAAAGTCGAAGCGATTATCGAAGTGAGACTAACTCCAGAAAGGGATGGGGGATTTAACCATCTGGCGGAGAGGATTAGTAAATTTGATGAAGTGACATCTTGTTATCTGGTCAGTGGTGGTTATGACCTGCTTGTTTTTGTGGAGGGACGCTCATTACAGCAAGTCGCACTTTTTGTTTCTGAAAAGCTTTCGACATTGGGGGGAGTACTTTCTACATCCACCCATTTCCGGCTGAAAACTTATAAAGAACATGGTGTCATGATGCACATTGAGCTAGATGAAGAGCGCCCAGCAGTCAGTCCTTAA